ataaactactgcagcataaatactggaggctgagacagatctTAGCATTCATAACAAtggttataacactgtaccacataaactactgcagcataaatactggaggctgagacagatctTAGCATTCATAACAAtggttataacactgtaccacataaactactgcagcataaatactggaggctgagacagatctTAGCATTCATAACAAtggttataacactgtaccacataaactactgcagcataaatactggaggctgagacagatctTAGCATTCATAACAAtggttataacactgtaccacataaactactacagcataaatactggaggctgagacagatctTAGCATTCATAACAAtggttataacactgtaccacataaactactgcagcataaatactggaggctgagacagatctTAGCATTCATAACAATGTTTATAACACTgtaccacataaactactgcagcataaatactggaggctgagacagatctTAGCATTCATAACAATGTTTATAACACTgtaccacataaactactgcagcataaatactggaggctgagacagatctTAGCATTCATAACAAtggttataacactgtaccacataaactactgcagcataaatactggaggctgagacagatctTAGCATTCATAACAAtggttataacactgtaccacataaactactgcagcataaatactggaggctgagacagatctTAGCATTCATAACAAtggttataacactgtaccacataaactactacagcataaatactggaggctgagacagatctTAGCATTCATAACAAtggttataacactgtaccacataaactactgcagcataaatactggaggctgagacagatctTAGCATTCATAACAAtggttataacactgtaccacataaactactgcagcataaatactggaggctgagacagatctTAGCATTCATAACAAtggttataacactgtaccacataaactactgcagcataaatactggaggctgagacagatctTAGCATTCATAACAAtggttataacactgtaccacataaactactgcagcataaatactggaggctgagacagatctTAGCATTCATAACAAtggttataacactgtaccacataaactactacagcataaatactggaggctgagacagatctTAGCATTCATAACAAtggttataacactgtaccacataaactactgcagcataaatactggaggctgagacagatctTAGCATTCATAACAATGTTTATAACACTgtaccacataaactactgcagcataaatactggaggctgagacagatctTAGCATTCATAACAATGTTTATAACACTgtaccacataaactactgcagcataaatactggaggctgagacagatctTAGCATTCATAACAATGGATATAAATCTGTACCACATAAACGGAATGTAAAAACAACAGGAAAAAATAGATGCTGTGGTGGCAACTGCAGAGATGTATTTTGGGTATATGAAATGTTGACTTCAGAAGAGTTAGTGTGTTGAGGGGGGGGTGTCCCGTCCTATCAGACCGTTGGCATGGTGAAACGAGCAGATAGGGGTCAAAGTGTGTGGGAATGGGGTAAGTGGCTTTTTAAAGATGAGTACAGACGGTGATGTCAAGGGGCTCTATTTACTTTATTTCTTAGAGGAACAAGACTAATGAAGGGGAATTGAATGTAGATCTTTTTTGCcttcacctcccttatctcacctcattggctcacatcgtatataagactcatgtttctactgtattattgactgtatgttttgttttactccatgtgtaactctgtgttgttgttttgtgtcgaactgctttgctttatcgtggtcagggtcgcagttgtaaatgagaacttcccTCTCACTCCAGTCCGGTAGGTGGCGGTGTATAAAAACACACCTAACAGTTGGACGCGATCCGCCAAGAAGAAAGTCCCCGAGTCTGTAGTTGGTTCAGACCCCCCGGGTCAGAGGAATGACAAATGCGTGGTGTTCATAACTAGaggtgttgttttgtttttttttaacgaGTTTTACTTATATAATAacgatttaaaaataaaataaaaagcttcCGTTAAAAATCATATGGACAAGACAACACCGTAAGAACctaattattatatttttttgtttttaccgaTTTTGCCTCGTCACTTGAAATGCCGTTTTTGTACTTCCGACACTGTTGCTGAACGGGTTGCTAACCAGTTAGCCATGCTAACTATCTAGCCTGTATTCACATCAAAATAGTCAAATAACAGGACAGGAATAACGCAACGACTAAACTAATAGACGCAGATTCATTCCGTGTCATTTAACTCGTAAAAATAGTATAAATTTACTACTTGAATCGTCGACTTTTGTTGGTTGGAAAACAACCCGTTTTAAGTGAGCTAAGTTGTTAGCCACATCACAACATAACTACGGTGAGGACGGTCACCGGGAGCCTCCCGGTCCCCGCGTCTACAGACGGACAATTATGGAAGTTAAATAATTCTAATATAACCAACTCCTACATTTCATATTGTTcatttatatataaaataaaacatgtcaGCCAGTGGTTTCTCCGACCTGCGGGAAAAGCTGAAGTCCATGACTCCTCACCGGGACAATTACAAAAACAAAGTTACCGATAAGGACGACAGCTACAAAAATAGGAAAGTTAAAGTTACCGACGGAGGTAGTAGTAACGGGAACGGCCGGAAGCGGAAGCACCGAGATTCCTCCGAGGATGAGGTCGAGCCTGTGGAGTCCCGTGAGCAGGTATGATGACCCTGGACCTGCTGTTGACACTGAACTTCTCTGCGATGAATCCAATTCAAAGTATGAATCAATATTTCTGTctttccccccactttctctctctctcttcctccatctctccttccttccctccatctctctccctccatctctctctccctccatctctctctccctccatctctctttccctccatctctctctcccgccatctctctctccctccatctctctccctccatctctccctctccatctctctctccctccatctctctctccctccatctctctctccctccatctctctctccctctctctccctccatctctctctccctccatctctctctccctccatctctctctccctccatctctctctccctccatctctctctccctccatctctctctccctccatctctctctccctccatctctctctctctccctccatctctctctccctccatctctctctctccctccatctctctctctccctccatctctctctccctccctccatctctctctccctccctctctctccctccatctctctctccctccatctctctctccctccatctccatctctctctccctccatctctctctccctccatctctctctccccccatctctctctccccccatctctctctccccccatctctctctccccccatctcgctctccccatctctctcccccccatctccctccagGAGGCGAGGCGTGTCCAGAGTGGCATTGTTCAGGTAGAGGTCTTCTCTAAAGAGGACTGTGATGTCATTGAGGGCAAGATAAATGAGGTGGTTGCTAACGGAGAAGCAGGGCTTTACCGGGAACACACCGTAGATCGGGCACCGCTACGGAACAAATATTTCTTTGGAGAGGTGAGGTCACGCACCTGTTCCTCTCTCGGTCTCTACCCCCccatcttcctctctgtctctaacattCTCTTTTgctctgtctctaaacccctctcttcctccctctctctgtctctaaacccctctcttcctccctctctctgtctctaaacccctctcttcctccctctctctgtctctaaacccctctcttcctccctctctctgtctctaaacccctctcttcctccctctctctgtctctaaacccctctcttcctctctctctgtctctaaacccctctcttcctccctctctctgtctctaaacccctctcttcctccctctctctgtctccaaacccctctcttcctccctctctctgtctctaaacccctccctctctctgtctctaaacccctctcttcccctctctctgtctctaaacccctctcttcctctctctctgtctctaaacccctctcttcctccctctctctgtctctaaacccctccctctctctgtctctaaacccctctctctctctaaacccctctcttcctctctctctgtctctaaacccctctcttcctccctctctctgtctctaaacccctccctctctctgtctctaaacccctccctctctctgtctctaaacccctccctctctctgtctctaaacccctctcttcccctctctctgtctctaaacccctctcttcccctctctctgtctctaaacccctctcttcctctctctctgtctctaaacccctctcttcctccctctctctgtctccaaacccctccctctctctgtctctacgcccctctctctctctaaacccctctcttcctctctgtctctcacctcgTCTCGTCTTCCAGGGCTATACATACGGGGCCCAGCTAGAGAAGAGAGGACCTGGTCAGGAGAGATTGTACCCTAAAGGAGAGGTGGACGACATCCCGACCTGGGTTCACGACCTCGTCATCACTAAACTGGTCGCCAGCGGGGTCGTACCTGAAGGTAATAACTTTTAACCTCTAACAACGTGCTCCAGCCCACTTCCTGTCTCAGATTTTACCTTAACGTGCTCCAGCCCACTTCCTGTCTCCGATTTGACCTTAACTGTGCTCCAGCCCACTTCCTGTCTCTGATTTGACCTTAACTGTGCTCCAGCCCACTTcctgtctcagacttcaccttAACTGTGCTCCAGCCCACTTCCTGTCTCAGACTTGACCTTAACTGTGTTCCAGCCCACTTCCTGTCTCCGATTTGACCTTAACGTGCTCCAGCCCACTTCCTGTCTCAGATTTTACCTTAACGTGCTCCAGCCCACTTCCTGTCTCCGATTTGACCTTAACTGTGCTCCAGCCCACCCCACTTCCTGTCTCCAGGAAAAgcctgttgttgatgatgttgttgttgtcctgtagGTTTTGTGAACTCAGCGGTGATCAACGACTACCAACCAGGCGGCTGCATCGTGTCACATGTCGACCCGCTCCACATCTTCGCCCGGCCAATCGTATCTGTGTCCTTCTTCTCAGACTCGGCCCTCTGCTTTGGCTGCCGCTTCCAGTTTAAACCAATCAGAGTGTCTGAGCCCGTCCTGGAGCTTCCTGTCAGGAGAGGAAGTGTTACTGTCCTCAGGTAGgcgagggaggtggagagagagagagtgtgagagggagaggtgtgaTGTCAtagtgttctctctcctctcagtggcTACGcggctgatgacatcacccacTGTATCCGCCCCCAGGACATCAAGGAGAGACGAGCCGTCATCATCCTCAGGAAGTATGTCTGTCACCATGACAACCAAGAGTTAGCAGGTTGACTGTGGCGTCAGGCTATtgcactaactctctctctctctctctctgtgtgtgtgtgtctatggtgtGGTATTGGTGTGTGCAGGACGAGACCAGATGCTCCCCGTGTAGACCAgagcccctcccctaacccctccCCCCCTGAGAGACACGCCCCTCTGAAGGCCAAACGCTCTCACCGCAGAGCTGACCCAGACGCTGcacacaggtactcacacactgGGAGACAtacacaggtactcacacactggtagacacacaggtagacacacacaggtagacacacactggtagacatacactcacacactggtagacacacactcacacactggtagacacacactcacacacaggtactcacacactggtagacacacactcacacacaggtactcacacactggtagacacacaggtagacacacacacactcacacacaggtactcacacactggtagacacacaggtagacacacactcacacacaggtactcacacactggtagacacacactcacacacaggtactcacacactggtagacacactcacacacaggtactcacacactggtagacatacactcacacacaggaccAGAGCCCCTCACCTAACTCCTCCTACCTGAGATACAGGACTAGAGCCCTCCCCGAACTCCTCCTACCTGAGATACAGGACCAGAGCCCCTCACCTAACTCCTCCTACCTGAGATACAGGACCAGAGCCCCTCCCCTAACTCCTCCTAGCTGAGATACCAGACCAGAGCCCCTCCCCTAACTCCTCCTACCTGAGATACAGGACTAGAGCCCTCCCCTAACTCCTCCTAGCTGAGATACCAGACCAGAGCCCCTCCCCTAACTCCTCCTACCTGAGATACAGGACTAGAGCCCCTCCCCTAACTACTCCTACCTGAGATACAGGACTAGAGCCCCTCCCCTAACTCCTCCTACCTGAGATACAGGACTATAGCCCCTCCCCTAACTACTCCTACCTGAGATACAGGACTAGAGCTCCTCCCCTAACTCATCCTACCTGAGATACAGGACTAGAGCCCCTCCCCTAACTCCTCCTACCTGAGATACAGGACTAGAGCCCCTCCCCTAACTCCTCCTACCTGAGATACAGGACTAGAGCCCCTCCCCCctaactcttctctctctgtcagaccgAGGGTTCTGGAGATGGATAAGGAGGAGAATCGTCACTCCTCCTCTTCGTCCCGCCTTCATCGCCGTAGCAACAGCTCCGAGAACTACTGGAGGCGGAGCCAAGACGGCGACGTGTCACGCAAGGTCAAGATGCGGCGTCACTGAACACCGGACTGGAtgggctcagagagagagagagagagagagagtgtgtgtgtgtgagtgagggcgTTGGATCGTCAGTCTGTTAAACCCCCCCCTGCATGCTTGGATGGATGGAACACGCCACgaggctgtcagccaatcagagacTGGCCTGAGGACAGGGGGCGGGGTTACAGTAAGACTGTGGGAAATTCTGTTGTTGCTACGCTGCCCCCCCCTGTTGCTacgccgccccccccccccctcccatgtcCTAGTAAACAGTGTTTCTGTAGGAACTAACTCCTCCGTGGTTCATTGGACAGAGACCCTATGGGGGAGATGAATGGTGTTTCTGTAGGAACTAACTCCTCCGTGGTTCATTGGACAGAGACCCTATGGGGGAGATGAATGGTGTTTCTGTAGGAACTAACTCCTCCGTGGTTCATTGGACAGAGACGCTATGGGGGAGATGAATGGTGTTTCTGTAGGAACTAACTCCTCTGTGGTTCATTGGACAGAGACCCTATGGGGGAGATGAATGGTGTTTCTGTAGGAACTAACTCCTCTGTGGTTCATTGGACAGAGACCCTATGGGGGAGATGAATGGTGTTTCTGTAGGAACTAACTCCTCCGTGGTTCATTGGACAGAGACCCTATGGGGGAGATGAATGGTGTTTCTGTAAGAACTAACTCCTCTGTGGTTCATTGGACAGAAACCCTATGGGGGAGATGAATGGTGTTTCTGTAGGAACTAACTCCTCCGTGGTTCATTGGACAGAGACCCTATGGGGGAGATGAATGGTGTTTCTGTAGGAACTAACTCCTCCGTGGTTCATTGGACAGAGACCCTATGGGGGAGATGAATGGTGTTTCTGTAGGAACTAACTCCTCCGTGGTTCATTGGACAGAGACCCTATGGGGGAGATGAATGGTGTTTCTGTAGGAACTAACTCCTCCGTGGTTCATTGGACAGAGACCCTATGGGGGAGATGAATGGTGTTTCTGTAGGAACTAACTCCTCCGTGGTTCATTGGACAGAGACCCTATGGGGGAGATGAATGGTGTTTCTGTAGGAACTAACTCCTCCGTGGTTCATTGGACAGAGACCCTATGATGTTAACAGACTGATATTATCAGAGAACCACAACGTGAAGACTTCATCATTAAGGtgatgttaactgactgatattatcagaATGTCTGAACGAAGCAgtaggaatggctgaacgaaccagtaggaatggctgaacgaaccagtaggaatggctgaacgaaccagtaGGAATGTCTGAACGAACCAGTAGGAATGTCTGAACGAACCAGTAGGAATGTCTGAACGAACCAGTAGGAATGGCTGAACAAACCAgtaggaatggctgaacgaaccagtaggaatggctgaacgaaccagtaggaatggctgaacgaaccagtaGGAATGTCTGAACGAACCAGTAGGAATGTCTGAACGAACCAGTAGGAATGTCTGAACGAACCAGTAGGAATGTCTGAACAAACCAgtaggaatggctgaacgaaccagtaggaatggctgaacaaaccagtaggaatggctgaacgaaccagtaggaatggctgaacgaaccagtaggaatggctgaacgaaccagaggaAAGTCAGATCTTTCCCCATAGGGTTTGTCCGTTAGTATCTGTTCCCGGATCAGTGATCTACCCTGTCACCCTGAACCATTATAGGGAGGTAGTATCTGTTCCTGGATCAGTGATCTACGCTGTCACCCTGAACCATTATAGGGAGGTAGTATCTGTTCCTGGGTCAGTGATCTACCCTGTCACCCTGAACCATTATAGGGAGGTAGTATCTGTTCCTGGGTCAGTGATCTACCCTGTCACCCTGAACCATTATAGGGAGGTAGTATCTGTTCCTGGGTCAGTGATCTACCCTGTCACCCTGAACCATTATAGGGAGGTAGTATCTGTTCCTGGGTCAGTGATCTACCCTGTCACCCTGAACCATTATAGGGAGGTAGTATCTGTTCCTGGATCAGTGATCTACCCTGTCACCCTGAACCATTATAGGGAGGTAGTATCTGTTCCTGGATCAGTGATCTACGCTGTCACCCTGAACCATTATAGGGAGGTAGTATCTGTTCCTGGATCAGTGATCTACGCTGTCACCCTGAACCATTATAGGCAGGTAGTATCTGTTCCTGGATCAGGGTTTTCCATAGCTCTGGTCCTGGGCGTTCCTCTGCTAACCGCCTGTATCCATGTACCCTGATAATCATAGACAGAGTAGGGGGGGGGGCCCTCCGTCTGCCTGGGGGGGGACACCTACAGTAGTAACGCCTTGGACCAGAGCTACATCTTCTTCTAGTTTctctaagccccccccccccccccccccccccgtcctgcATGTTACGTTGTTTACTACAGGACCTGTTGTTACAGTCACCTCTTTTACTTCTACATCTTTACctggactttccccattggttgATCGTTAGTTATTTTATTGTTAGTTTGGCTGTTGGACAGGCGAGGGTAGGGGGCGGGGGGAGAGGGTAGGGGGCGGACAGGCGAGGGTAGGGGGCGAGGGTAGGGGGCGGGGGGCTCGTTCTCTTGTGGACAGATGCACCTAACATAAATGGCATAAGTAGCTGTCTGTCCACAGACTGTTGGATTCGCGAGGAGCTGTTATTTCCCCTGCGCTGATCAATTAGACAAATCACCAATTCTCAGGTGCTGATTTGGCCCGTAGACTTAATGAAACgtcagaggggtggagaggagtcaCGGCAGTACGTTTTTcaaacccctcctccctccagcaCTTTAATTTGAGCATCTGACATCATTAAACACACAGGATTTAACTAAGGGGTGTAACCGTGGTTACAGCTAAACACCTGACCAGGGGCCACGTTCAGTCGCCGAACGTTGTGAAACGTGAGCAGCTAGAAATGTCACGGATAGAGCCGACCACGGTTCCTTATTCTACGTCTGTCAGAGAGGCGTGTTTCTTCTACATAGCATATTTCTACCTGAACGTTTTTCCACACCTTACGTCCCGCTGTAACCTTGGTAACCGTGTCAACACCCCCTTCACCGGTCCGACCGGCCAGTCAAACGTTCTGTTGCATATTCTAGAAAACATATATCTATGCTATATCCCTTTTTATTGTTCAGCTCAAACGGCATCCTGTTCCCTAGGTAACACTACTACTGGCCAGAGGGTCAGCCACCATCCCGTTCCCTAGGTAACACTACTACTGGCCAGAGGGTCAGCCACCATCCTGTTCCCTAAGTAACACTACTATTGGCCAGAGGGTCAGACACCTCATCagaacctaatatctaacaaattacacaacaaacACCTAATTAACACCTAAAACATAGtggctaaagtagtgcactataatagggaatagggagccgttcGGGAGTGGGCTGACCTCTTAGTTTGTGTCTGTTCAGATGccatgaggatgatgatgacatgtatgtaaccattgtttGTAATAAGATGTACAGTTTAAAGACATTTATGAACagagctgactgactggctggtttaCTGCCTGGTTTACTGCCTGGTTTACTGCCTGGTTTACTGCCTGGTACACAGAGGAACCGTGGACTGTATAACATGTCCTATTGGTACACTGTTCCCTGTGCTGTGCTCTTTGCtagaccagggggggggggggtagcacaatgggtcctggtcaaaccTAGTTCACTACAggaagccatttgggatgcaggtgaGTGTGGGGGGGGTTTGTTCAGTGAAGCCCTGTTGTAAACCTGCTGTTAGACCAGGGGGGGTTTGTTCAGGGAAGCCCTGTTGTAAACCTGCTGTTAGACCAGTTGGGGTTTGTTCAGGGAAGCCCTGTTGTAAACCTGCTGTTAGACCAGGGGGGGTTTGTTCAGGGAAGCCCTGTTGTAAACCTGCTGTTAGACCAGTTGGGGTTTGTTCAGGGAAGCCCTGTTGTAAACCTGCTGTTAGACCAGGGGGGGTTTGTTCAGGGAAGCCCTGTTGTAAACCTGCTGTTCGACTGACAGGGTTCATGTATAAAGAACTGTGGACTGATACATAATAGTAATGATCTGTTTAGGTTTTAGTTTAAACTGTAAAAAAAgaactgttccacaaaaatgcTTCCGTTTTAAAATAATATCTTCCTAAACTGTTTCTCTTCTTATTGGACTGAGTGGTTGTAAAGTTCTACTCCTCCTGGGAGAGGTGGAcaggaccagagggacaggaccagagggacaggaccagagggacaggaccagagggacaggacCAGAGGGACTGGACCAGAGTAGGACAGGACCAGAGTTAGTGGTTGTAAAGTTCTACTCCTGGGAGAGGTGGACAGGACCAGAGTGGGAcaggaccagagggacaggacCAGAGTGGGACTGGACCAGAGTTAGTGGTTGTAAAGTTCTACTCCTGGGAGAGGTGGAcaggaccagagggacaggaccagagggacaggacCAGAGTGGGACTGGACCAGAGTTAGTGGTTGTAAAGTTCTACTCCTGGGAGAGGTGGAcaggaccagagggacaggacCAGAG
This DNA window, taken from Oncorhynchus mykiss isolate Arlee unplaced genomic scaffold, USDA_OmykA_1.1 un_scaffold_296, whole genome shotgun sequence, encodes the following:
- the LOC118949617 gene encoding RNA demethylase ALKBH5-like — translated: MSASGFSDLREKLKSMTPHRDNYKNKVTDKDDSYKNRKVKVTDGGSSNGNGRKRKHRDSSEDEVEPVESREQEARRVQSGIVQVEVFSKEDCDVIEGKINEVVANGEAGLYREHTVDRAPLRNKYFFGEGYTYGAQLEKRGPGQERLYPKGEVDDIPTWVHDLVITKLVASGVVPEGFVNSAVINDYQPGGCIVSHVDPLHIFARPIVSVSFFSDSALCFGCRFQFKPIRVSEPVLELPVRRGSVTVLSGYAADDITHCIRPQDIKERRAVIILRKTRPDAPRVDQSPSPNPSPPERHAPLKAKRSHRRADPDAAHRPRVLEMDKEENRHSSSSSRLHRRSNSSENYWRRSQDGDVSRKVKMRRH